Part of the bacterium BMS3Abin08 genome is shown below.
CGTAATATAGATATACCCTCCTGCCCTGTATATCAGGAGCAGCACGCTGTCATCCGGGCCTATTCCGGAGACCGTCTTTTCATAATCCTGTGAGCTTTTGATAGCCTTTTTATTAATCTGAAGGATCACGTCACGCTGGTGCAGTATCCCGAATGCAGGGCTGTTGCCGTCAATATTCGTGACAATGACACCTGTTAGCGCTTGAGGGATATTCAGGCTATTCCTGATTGCCGGAGTAAGGTCCTGAACATAAACACCCTTTAATACATTCTTGTATTCCTTTTTAGCTGTAGCGGTCAACTTCTCGGCTAATTCACTAATGGTTACCGTCAAAACCCTTTCCTTGCCGTCCCTGATCACCTTTACCTCTACTATCTTGCCGGGACGTGTCTGTGCTACCCTGTTTCTGAGTTCCGTGGTGTCGGTAACGGGCTTGCCGTCAAACCTCACTATAAGGTCGCCACGTTTAAACCCCGCCTTGCCGGCAGGACTGTCCTTAATGACATCGGTAACGAGGGCACCTCTCTTTTGCTTAATGCCGAGGTGTTTTGCGATATCAGGTGTCAGGTTCTGGATGGTTACGCCGAGCCATCCACGGATGACCTTCCCGTATTTGGTTATACTCTCCATGACCCTCTTAGCCATGTTTGACGGAATGGCAAAGCCTACCCCCATATAACCGCCACTGGTGGAGAATATGGCGGTATTTATCCCGACAAGTTCCCCCTTGCTATTCACCAGAGCGCCACCGGAGTTGCCGGGGTTTATGGCAGCATCGGTCTGTATAAAATCCTCATAATCCGCTATACCGACATTAGACCTCCCAACAGCGCTTACTATACCCATTGTGACGGTCTGACTGAGACCAAAGGGATTCCCGATGGCCAGGACCATGTCACCTGCCGTCAATTTATCGGAATCTCCTATCTTGATGGCTGGAAGGCCCTTTGCATCGATCTTGACTACTGCAAGGTCTGTCTTTGGATCAGACCCGATGACCTTACCCTTGTATTCCCTCTTGTCATTGAGGATTACCTTAATCGTGTCCGCATTTTTTACTACATGGTTATTCGTCAGGATATAACCATCCTTTGTTATGATTACGCCGGAGCCAAGGGCGGATTCCTTGAATTTCCTTTCGTGGCTAAAGGGCTGCAAGTTAGGGCCGAAGAACTTCCTGAAGAAGGGGTCGTTGGAGAAGCCACCAAAGGGCGTGCCTTTGCTGGTTACAGTCATTGTGGTGGATATGTTAACAATCGATGGTTTTACTGCTCCTGCAACCTCGGAGAGAGACGTGCTTAGCTTACCAAGAAAGTTTGTTGCAGAAGGGGGTATGCCGGTTTCCTGTGAAAAGCCCAGTTGCTGGATACCAAGGTTCGATGATAAAATGAGTCCCATAACCAGACCTGTGAATAACAGGGCAAACGAAATTATAAAAGCCCTTTTCTTCATTTTTGTTCCTCCTTACAGAATATCACTGAATTTTTTGCTCCTCAGGCATAGTCTGCCTGTTTTTGGTGAATTGTTTTTTGCCTTTTTAGTTTTTGGTAGCTTTTTAAAACTCGAATTACGAAATGGTCTTAATAAAAACACCCCGAAACCGTTATTATGAATCCTGTGCTGAACCCTATACGGCACTGCTTCAGAATTTCCGGAAAAGAGGCCCTGAGTTTATTCCCGGGTTGATAAACAGCAGCGCCTTTAGCTTTAGTGTCCCTTTGTCAGGGGGAACTCTTTAATAATAAACCCGTATTGCACCTTTGTTCTGCTACTTAGGTTACATAAAGCGAAAAACTTTACCCACAACCCGGTTTTGCTGTGCCCCGGCAGCTCTGTATCCACTTGTATCTGAAACATGCCAGGGGAGGGGCTGATTTACAGAGAAACTTTCACTGACTTAAAGACCCCCGGTCTTTGGTCTGAGAGCTTGACTCAGGGACTGTTTATAAACTGCGGTTATTTGTCATTCCCGCAATCCCGAACGCTTTCGGGGAATGACGGAAAAATAACAACAGTTCGATTTTATAAGCAGGCTCTACATAATTTACGTATCTGTTTTTTGTGGGTTTCCTCTGCGGTCTTTGTATCCCTCGCTGTGGTGAATAGGCGCATTTTCTATTCCTTTTCCCCTCAATCTCAGGTGTTCCTCGATTTTTTCCATCAGGGCATGTAATTCCCTAACTTCCAAATGGCCCCTGCGGACGGTGATGATGCCCTCCCTTTTAAGCTCCTGCAGGTGCCTGTTCACAACCACCCGGACAGAGCCGATCATGCTGGCCAGCTCTTCATGGGAGAGATCGTGGATGAGCTTCAACCGTGGATGAGGATTGCTCTGAGTTGTATGCTGGAGGAAGAGTTTAGCTAAACGTGTCTCTGTATCATGGAGCGCCAGATCAGATGCAAGGTCGGATATCTGACGCAACTGTTTCCCAAGGTAAGGCAGGAATGCCTTGTTGAATTCAGTGTGTTTTTCTATCCAGTCATGTATGGTACCAATGGGAGATGACACGACCTCAATGTCATCCAGGGTCACTACGGATATATTGTGTCTCTTGCCGTCAAGAAGAGAGACCACATCAAAACCGTCTCCGGGCCCCAAAAGAACAAGGGTGAAATCCCTGCCCGTATCAGGGTTGATTCGTGTAATCTTCACGCGTCCTGATATCAACACATAGAAGCTCTGGTCGGTTTTATCCTGATCCATTACGATGACCCCCCTCTTCCAGGTCTCCATCCGGAACGACAGCAGCATGTCTTGAATAACCGGTTCACCGAGATTCCCAAACAATGCCGATTGTTTCAGTACTTTCAGGGCATGAGTATAGAATGGCGAATCAGGTATCATTCATAAACCTCCTTGTTTTTTCACGGAATAATCCATGATACGTCGGGATGTCCTTCATTTATCATCTGCCCCCACATAACCCCGGTACCGAGCAGTCCGGGTATAACCAAACATTTTCATCTATTATACCTGAATTTCATACCCAAATTGAGCAAATCTCAGGGTTGACAGTTATGGTTTGGGCAACCGTCCGTTAATATTGTATAATTATTTAACAATCTTCTTGGGATGATAAATAATGGGAGAGAGCAAAGACCATAAAGAGCATCTGTTTCTGCGTGACCATCTCGCTGCTCAACGAACAATCCTCGCCAATGAAAGGACTTTCCTTGCGTATATCCGGACTGCGTTAACCCTCTTTGTAGCAGGGGTATCTTTTATCAAATTCTTTGATTCTGTTGTGATTGAGCTGCTCGGATGGATCCTGGTCCCTTTTGGGATATTTGTTCTTATAAAAGGGGTCGTGAGCTTCAGAAAGATGAAACAGACAATCAGGGAGGAAGAAAATGAGGGGAAATAACCTCCGGATAAAACCCTTTACCCCCCCCTCCATACCCTCTTCAGAACCTGTCGGAACAATGAGCAATAAATTGTCCATAGCCTATAACATCGAATCCTTGAATCCTTCTGATTGCAGATGTCCTTTTGGAGTTGATCCATGGTTTTTAAATCGGCAGATTCGGGCGTAAAGGCATAAAAACAGCCGTTCTGTTATAATATTTAACTATGCCATTAAAGGAAGAATTTGAAAGATCCGGAAATAAACTCTTCAGGTGGAGGAGCTATCTTCCACTGCTGGTCCTGCCATTGGTCGTTATTTCCTTTTTATCTCCCGGCAAAGACTCACCTGTTTCGCAGATTTGGGACGCATTCTGTCTTCTTATAAGTATTACAGGGCTTGCAGTAAGGATTCTGACTGTTGGATATGTTCCCGGGGGCACATCCGGGAGGAATACCAGGAAACAGAAAGCAGAGAAGCTGAACACCGGGGGTATGTATTCCATTGTCAGGCACCCCATCTATTTAGGGAATTCCCTGATATGGCTGGGTATGGTAATGTTTTCAAAATCTCTCTGGTGTGTAGGTGTATCGTTACTGATATTCTGGCTCTACTATGAAAGGATTATGTTTGCCGAAGAGGAATTTCTTAGAAGAAAGTTTAAAAATGCATATCTGAAA
Proteins encoded:
- a CDS encoding isoprenylcysteine carboxyl methyltransferase (ICMT) family protein codes for the protein MPLKEEFERSGNKLFRWRSYLPLLVLPLVVISFLSPGKDSPVSQIWDAFCLLISITGLAVRILTVGYVPGGTSGRNTRKQKAEKLNTGGMYSIVRHPIYLGNSLIWLGMVMFSKSLWCVGVSLLIFWLYYERIMFAEEEFLRRKFKNAYLKWAERTPAFIPRFKNWRSPDLEFSVKSVISREYTTLFVISLYYVFMESFEDVVQNGVFEMETFWQVVLVGVSLFYFSIRLIKKKGSILKESGR
- the mucD_1 gene encoding putative periplasmic serine endoprotease DegP-like precursor; the protein is MKKRAFIISFALLFTGLVMGLILSSNLGIQQLGFSQETGIPPSATNFLGKLSTSLSEVAGAVKPSIVNISTTMTVTSKGTPFGGFSNDPFFRKFFGPNLQPFSHERKFKESALGSGVIITKDGYILTNNHVVKNADTIKVILNDKREYKGKVIGSDPKTDLAVVKIDAKGLPAIKIGDSDKLTAGDMVLAIGNPFGLSQTVTMGIVSAVGRSNVGIADYEDFIQTDAAINPGNSGGALVNSKGELVGINTAIFSTSGGYMGVGFAIPSNMAKRVMESITKYGKVIRGWLGVTIQNLTPDIAKHLGIKQKRGALVTDVIKDSPAGKAGFKRGDLIVRFDGKPVTDTTELRNRVAQTRPGKIVEVKVIRDGKERVLTVTISELAEKLTATAKKEYKNVLKGVYVQDLTPAIRNSLNIPQALTGVIVTNIDGNSPAFGILHQRDVILQINKKAIKSSQDYEKTVSGIGPDDSVLLLIYRAGGYIYITINP
- the crp_1 gene encoding cAMP receptor protein, with the translated sequence MIPDSPFYTHALKVLKQSALFGNLGEPVIQDMLLSFRMETWKRGVIVMDQDKTDQSFYVLISGRVKITRINPDTGRDFTLVLLGPGDGFDVVSLLDGKRHNISVVTLDDIEVVSSPIGTIHDWIEKHTEFNKAFLPYLGKQLRQISDLASDLALHDTETRLAKLFLQHTTQSNPHPRLKLIHDLSHEELASMIGSVRVVVNRHLQELKREGIITVRRGHLEVRELHALMEKIEEHLRLRGKGIENAPIHHSEGYKDRRGNPQKTDT